A part of Micromonospora chersina genomic DNA contains:
- a CDS encoding alpha/beta hydrolase, which yields MTSERVRVVRGWEWARPERPARREVLAALPELDQAKPPLLFVPGFGHGAWAFAEHWLGHAAGRGFPAYALSLRGHGDSEPAPEATLRSYTHDVVQAAAGLPRQAVLVGHGAGARVVAHALARYPARAAVLVAPVLGGWGTFGTALRRNPTGTLPAVFGAGLRLNRRQLFSRELPDAEARRYVSRLGRAGRRAQWQLLTGRQPEPAVGRPPVLVLGSPDDRVVPAAALTGAARRYASAPLLFPGMGHDLMLDARWREPIDAILDWLEKDPTPALG from the coding sequence GTGACAAGCGAACGTGTCCGGGTGGTGCGGGGGTGGGAGTGGGCCCGTCCCGAGCGGCCGGCCCGCCGCGAGGTGCTCGCCGCGCTGCCCGAACTGGACCAGGCGAAGCCGCCACTGCTGTTCGTGCCCGGGTTCGGGCACGGGGCGTGGGCGTTCGCCGAGCACTGGCTGGGGCACGCCGCCGGCCGCGGCTTCCCGGCGTACGCGCTGAGCCTGCGCGGGCACGGCGACAGCGAGCCGGCGCCGGAGGCGACGCTGCGGTCGTACACCCATGACGTGGTCCAGGCGGCCGCGGGCCTGCCGCGGCAGGCGGTGCTCGTGGGGCACGGCGCCGGTGCCCGGGTGGTCGCGCACGCCCTGGCCCGCTACCCGGCCCGGGCGGCGGTGCTGGTGGCGCCGGTGCTCGGCGGCTGGGGCACCTTCGGCACGGCGCTGCGCCGCAACCCCACCGGCACGCTGCCCGCGGTGTTCGGCGCCGGCCTGCGCCTGAACCGCCGGCAGCTGTTCAGCCGGGAACTGCCCGACGCCGAGGCCCGGCGGTACGTCTCCCGGCTGGGCCGGGCCGGCAGGCGGGCGCAGTGGCAGCTGCTCACCGGGCGGCAGCCGGAGCCGGCGGTGGGCCGCCCGCCCGTGCTGGTGCTGGGCAGCCCCGACGACCGGGTGGTGCCGGCGGCGGCGCTGACCGGTGCGGCCCGCCGCTACGCCTCGGCCCCGCTGCTCTTCCCCGGCATGGGCCACGACCTGATGCTCGACGCCCGCTGGCGGGAGCCGATCGACGCGATCCTCGACTGGCTGGAGAAGGACCCGACCCCCGCCCTCGGCTGA
- a CDS encoding alpha,alpha-trehalose-phosphate synthase (UDP-forming): MRQSPLVVVANRLPIDDSVAPDGAFEWRRSPGGLVSALHPLLRHTPATWVGWAGGTGPAPHLPDVDGVRMRAVPLSGEDFRDHYEGFANATLWPLYHDAVEQPEYHRRWWEAYQRVNQRFAEAAAEAAEPGGLVWVQDYHLQLVPGLLRDLRPDLRIGFFLHVPFPPPELFMQLPRRAELLRGMLGADLIGFQRAQAAHNFAQLATKVLDLPATDRRIGVGDRVVRIGAFPVSIDTAEMSALAARPDVADRARRLRQDLGDPERVILSVDRMDYTKGIEQRLKAYHELLASGDVKVHDTVLVQVVVPSRDRVAQYQILRDRVEHQVGRINGEFGRVGEPAIHYLSQPFDRTELVALYRVADVMAVTPLRDGMNLVAKEYVAARVDGTGALLLSEFAGAAAELAQAYLVNPHDLDGLKAALLAALRAAPEDVAARMRAMREHLGRNDIHAWAGSYLSALEETTSRSGRRTTGG; the protein is encoded by the coding sequence ATGCGACAGAGTCCCCTCGTGGTGGTGGCCAACCGCCTCCCCATCGACGACAGTGTGGCGCCGGACGGCGCCTTCGAATGGCGCCGCAGCCCCGGCGGCCTGGTGAGCGCCCTGCACCCCCTGCTCCGGCACACCCCCGCGACCTGGGTGGGCTGGGCCGGCGGCACCGGCCCGGCGCCGCACCTGCCCGACGTGGACGGGGTCCGGATGCGCGCCGTGCCGCTCAGCGGCGAGGACTTCCGCGACCACTACGAGGGCTTCGCCAACGCCACCCTCTGGCCGCTCTACCACGACGCCGTCGAGCAACCCGAGTACCACCGACGCTGGTGGGAGGCCTACCAGCGGGTCAACCAGCGGTTCGCCGAGGCCGCCGCCGAGGCGGCCGAGCCCGGCGGGCTGGTCTGGGTGCAGGACTACCACCTCCAGCTCGTGCCGGGCCTGCTCCGCGACCTCCGGCCCGACCTGCGGATCGGCTTCTTCCTGCACGTGCCGTTCCCGCCGCCGGAGCTGTTCATGCAGCTGCCCCGCCGGGCCGAGCTGCTGCGCGGGATGCTCGGCGCCGACCTCATCGGCTTCCAGCGCGCCCAGGCCGCGCACAACTTCGCCCAGCTCGCGACCAAGGTCCTCGACCTGCCGGCCACCGACCGGCGCATCGGCGTCGGCGACCGGGTGGTGCGGATCGGCGCCTTCCCGGTCTCCATCGACACCGCCGAGATGTCCGCGCTCGCCGCCCGGCCCGACGTCGCCGACCGCGCCCGCCGGCTGCGGCAGGACCTCGGCGACCCGGAGCGCGTCATCCTGAGCGTCGACCGGATGGACTACACGAAGGGCATCGAGCAGCGGCTCAAGGCGTACCACGAGCTGCTGGCCAGCGGGGACGTCAAGGTCCACGACACCGTGCTGGTCCAGGTGGTGGTGCCCAGCCGGGACCGGGTGGCCCAGTACCAGATCCTCCGCGACCGGGTGGAGCACCAGGTCGGCCGGATCAACGGCGAGTTCGGCCGGGTCGGCGAGCCGGCGATCCACTACCTCAGCCAGCCCTTCGACCGCACCGAGCTGGTCGCCCTCTACCGGGTCGCCGACGTGATGGCGGTGACCCCGCTGCGGGACGGGATGAACCTGGTGGCCAAGGAGTACGTGGCCGCCCGGGTCGACGGCACCGGCGCGCTGCTGCTCAGCGAGTTCGCCGGGGCGGCCGCCGAGCTGGCCCAGGCGTACCTGGTCAACCCGCACGACCTCGACGGGCTCAAGGCGGCGCTGCTGGCCGCGCTGCGGGCCGCGCCGGAGGACGTGGCGGCCCGGATGCGGGCGATGCGCGAGCACCTGGGCCGCAACGACATCCACGCCTGGGCGGGGTCCTACCTGAGCGCGCTGGAGGAGACCACGTCCCGGTCCGGCCGGCGCACCACGGGCGGCTGA
- a CDS encoding DUF308 domain-containing protein translates to MSGGGPRRGRRDNGLDAAEYAVAGDVDPRVGEHLLDVLAAGGIAAYLQPSADLNPVTRTTTVPSRPIDRLYVDRSHLTTARDYLTQLSDEGGREPARDDEPDIEAEWAKIVAGFHTAPSAGSHPWPAAEDVDDPVDPVDPATPGGGAPGRAEETAGPTATDVRRLPYAADVSGISLSRGRQDEPSLLDGLDTFGADLPGDGDEEHYTPPPPPPLPRFSKYAVVGVLCIVLGFLLFLSPTLLSTVDPSVVTLFGFTGILAGFVMLVWRLRPGDSDDHDPDDGAVV, encoded by the coding sequence GTGTCAGGGGGCGGGCCCCGCCGGGGACGGCGGGACAACGGGCTCGACGCGGCCGAGTACGCGGTCGCGGGCGACGTCGATCCGCGCGTCGGGGAGCACCTGCTCGACGTGCTCGCCGCCGGCGGCATCGCCGCCTACCTCCAGCCCTCGGCCGACCTCAACCCGGTGACCCGCACCACCACCGTCCCGTCCCGCCCGATCGACCGGCTCTACGTCGACCGCTCCCACCTGACGACCGCCCGCGACTACCTCACGCAGCTGAGCGACGAGGGCGGCCGCGAGCCGGCCCGCGACGACGAGCCGGACATCGAGGCCGAGTGGGCGAAGATCGTCGCCGGCTTCCACACCGCGCCGAGCGCCGGGAGCCACCCCTGGCCGGCCGCCGAGGACGTCGACGACCCGGTGGACCCGGTCGACCCGGCCACCCCGGGCGGCGGCGCTCCGGGCCGCGCCGAGGAGACCGCCGGCCCGACCGCCACCGACGTGCGCCGGCTGCCCTACGCCGCGGACGTCTCCGGCATCTCGCTGAGCCGGGGGCGGCAGGACGAGCCCTCGCTCCTGGACGGCCTGGACACGTTCGGCGCCGACCTGCCCGGCGACGGGGACGAGGAGCACTACACCCCGCCACCGCCGCCCCCGCTGCCGCGCTTCTCGAAGTACGCGGTGGTCGGCGTGCTCTGCATCGTGCTCGGCTTCCTGCTCTTCCTCTCCCCCACCCTGCTGTCGACGGTCGACCCGTCGGTGGTGACCCTGTTCGGCTTCACCGGCATCCTGGCCGGCTTCGTGATGCTGGTCTGGCGGCTGCGTCCCGGCGACTCCGACGACCACGACCCGGACGACGGCGCGGTGGTCTGA
- a CDS encoding lysophospholipid acyltransferase family protein, which yields MLYWLLKYIILGPLLRLIFRPQVEGLENVPESGPVILASNHLSFSDSIFTPLIVKRKVTFIAKAEYFTGKGLKGWLTKMFFVGSGTIPVDRSGGRAARAALDTQLRVLRSGGIAGIYPEGTRSPDGRLYRGKTGVARLALESGAPVVPMAMLNSDAIQPTGQIVPNLGRVRIRFGAPLDFSRYAGMSGDRFVERAVTDEIMYELMELSGREYVDMYAQKAKAQPREPVPA from the coding sequence GTGCTGTACTGGCTGCTGAAGTACATCATCCTCGGCCCGCTGCTGAGGTTGATCTTCCGCCCGCAGGTCGAGGGGCTGGAGAACGTCCCGGAGTCCGGCCCGGTGATCCTGGCCAGCAACCACCTCTCCTTCTCGGACTCGATCTTCACCCCGTTGATCGTCAAGCGAAAAGTAACATTCATCGCCAAAGCCGAATATTTCACCGGTAAGGGTCTCAAGGGCTGGCTGACCAAGATGTTCTTCGTCGGCTCCGGCACCATCCCGGTCGACCGCTCCGGCGGCCGGGCCGCCCGCGCCGCGCTGGACACCCAGCTCAGGGTGCTGCGGTCCGGCGGCATCGCGGGCATCTACCCGGAGGGCACCCGGTCGCCCGACGGCCGGCTCTACCGGGGCAAGACCGGAGTGGCCCGGCTCGCCCTGGAGAGCGGCGCCCCGGTGGTGCCGATGGCCATGCTCAACTCCGACGCGATCCAGCCCACCGGGCAGATCGTCCCCAACCTCGGCCGGGTGCGGATCCGCTTCGGCGCCCCGCTCGACTTCTCCCGCTACGCCGGGATGTCCGGCGACCGGTTCGTCGAGCGCGCCGTCACCGACGAGATCATGTACGAGCTGATGGAACTGTCCGGCCGCGAGTACGTCGACATGTACGCGCAGAAGGCGAAGGCCCAGCCGCGGGAGCCCGTGCCCGCCTGA
- a CDS encoding ATP-binding protein, whose product MGLDVPPTRRVPDCPAARDDGDLTRTEFDIDLTCGHCSRTAGPDDRFCGGCGRPLAATCPGCGHANNAEANFCTNCGQPLRDHAVAVQEDRRQVSVLFIDIVDFTTYAERADPEQARGLQQAYFATVRRLVHQYGGVVEKYIGDAVMALFGAPVATDNDALRCVRAGLELQRSLARQPAGPHPPLGFRVGIATGEALVDLAAARDGGQAFVTGDVVNTASRLQGLAPAGGVVVDESTWAATRHEMEYADQPPVTLRGRSAVSRIWLAVRARARRDGHTAELTPMVDRDHERGLLVSALHRTVTERTSQLLTVFGPAGVGKSRLLRELARHAANLPGARVTWLIGHCPPFGENVTYAALADIVRSWLGLPDSDDPAAMRERLRDRLGRLADPHAVRLAEALGPLVGVPGERLTSAETEAAWRRFLLTLAATGPTVLVFEDMHWADETMLSFVEQLGAAARNVPLLVIATARPELRERHPAWTGTISGAMSISVPPMHDGDIDTLYSLLLGHTTLPAEARDPLIEFADGNPLYAQEYARMLLDGGLVDRRTALPPLDPAGGTGMPRTVQAVIANRLDLLDPADRAVLQAASVVGVQFWAAPVALALGRPAEWVERALHRLQRRDLVYELPASTMPGQPEYRFRHILVRDVCYQRLPRAERVTRHQRTADWLEQLADGRQHDLAEVLANHRWAAHEIARTVGLDPSPYARATRTALHRAARRAYALHALDTAATLVGRALAVDCGPDPSLDLFQAELAFYRDRDGFLVGGGTETLTSLADRLAGAGDLPGAAKAWRLLATAAWARADRSETLRCLDRAIRLHAGLPDSEDKVGALLELARTHMLDAEAEPACAAARAAAELAERLELREARANARITLAVARYQAGVEGAYAELAEVTEECRVERLTSRRRAVHNLAWALQEEGDLTGSARLVDEQRSLDLGGEHGLTVSFADQWSRSYYSGDWTAALRMAEGSTRRPTDEWDLHIVAVSGWIRALGDAPPDGDTDEDGPDLVDQALVAARRSGFHRVLRSTVAHAALCRAVQGRRDEALALLAELDADWRRTRMIPFAEWVPAVGHVAGVLGGEAALLVRELLARAPRTTRWARAAGRSADAALARRDGDARRAADLFTAAAASYAEMTDVTDHVIASALAVGPLNEADPVAAAKTLAEVRAFAERHAAAGLLRIAGDG is encoded by the coding sequence ATCGGCCTTGACGTCCCGCCGACCCGTCGGGTACCCGACTGCCCGGCCGCGCGGGACGATGGGGATCTCACGCGTACGGAGTTCGACATCGACCTCACCTGTGGACACTGCTCCCGGACCGCCGGCCCGGACGACCGCTTCTGCGGCGGATGCGGCCGGCCCCTCGCGGCGACCTGTCCGGGCTGCGGTCACGCCAACAACGCCGAGGCGAACTTCTGCACCAACTGCGGGCAGCCGCTGCGCGACCACGCCGTCGCGGTGCAGGAGGACCGCCGGCAGGTCAGCGTGCTCTTCATCGACATCGTCGACTTCACCACGTACGCCGAACGGGCCGACCCGGAGCAGGCCCGCGGGCTGCAGCAGGCCTACTTCGCCACGGTGCGCCGGCTGGTGCACCAGTACGGCGGCGTGGTGGAGAAGTACATCGGCGACGCGGTGATGGCGCTGTTCGGGGCGCCCGTGGCGACGGACAACGACGCGCTGCGCTGCGTGCGGGCGGGGCTGGAGCTGCAACGGAGCCTCGCCCGGCAGCCGGCCGGCCCGCACCCGCCGCTCGGCTTCCGGGTCGGGATCGCCACCGGTGAGGCCCTGGTCGACCTCGCCGCCGCCCGCGACGGCGGCCAGGCGTTCGTCACGGGCGACGTGGTCAACACCGCGTCCCGGTTGCAGGGGCTCGCCCCCGCCGGCGGCGTGGTGGTCGACGAGAGCACCTGGGCGGCCACCCGGCACGAGATGGAGTACGCCGACCAGCCACCCGTCACGCTGCGGGGGCGGTCGGCGGTGAGCCGGATCTGGCTGGCCGTCCGCGCCCGCGCCCGCCGCGACGGGCACACCGCCGAGCTGACCCCGATGGTCGACCGGGACCACGAGCGGGGCCTGCTGGTCAGCGCGCTGCACCGCACCGTCACCGAGCGCACCTCGCAGCTGCTGACCGTCTTCGGTCCGGCGGGGGTGGGCAAGAGCCGGCTGCTACGCGAGCTGGCGCGGCACGCCGCGAACCTGCCCGGCGCGCGGGTGACCTGGCTGATCGGCCACTGCCCGCCGTTCGGGGAGAACGTCACCTACGCCGCCCTGGCCGACATCGTCCGGAGCTGGCTCGGGCTGCCCGACTCCGACGACCCGGCCGCCATGCGGGAACGGCTGCGGGACCGGCTGGGCCGGCTGGCCGACCCGCACGCGGTGCGGCTGGCCGAGGCGCTGGGTCCCCTGGTCGGCGTGCCCGGCGAGCGGCTCACCTCCGCCGAGACCGAGGCGGCCTGGCGGCGGTTCCTGCTCACGCTGGCCGCGACCGGGCCCACCGTGCTCGTCTTCGAGGACATGCACTGGGCGGACGAGACCATGCTGTCCTTCGTGGAGCAGCTCGGCGCGGCAGCCCGGAACGTGCCACTGCTGGTGATCGCGACCGCCCGCCCCGAGCTGCGCGAGCGGCACCCGGCGTGGACCGGCACGATCAGTGGAGCCATGTCCATCTCGGTGCCACCCATGCACGACGGTGACATCGACACCCTCTACTCGCTGCTGCTGGGCCACACCACCCTTCCGGCGGAGGCCCGCGATCCGCTGATCGAGTTCGCCGACGGCAATCCGCTGTACGCCCAGGAGTACGCGCGGATGCTGCTCGACGGCGGGCTCGTCGACCGGCGGACGGCCCTCCCGCCACTGGACCCGGCCGGTGGGACGGGGATGCCGCGTACCGTCCAGGCGGTCATCGCCAACCGGCTGGACCTGCTCGACCCGGCCGACCGGGCGGTGCTCCAGGCGGCCTCGGTGGTGGGCGTGCAGTTCTGGGCGGCGCCGGTGGCCCTGGCCCTGGGCCGGCCGGCCGAGTGGGTGGAGCGGGCGCTGCACCGCCTCCAGCGCCGCGACCTCGTCTACGAGCTGCCCGCCTCGACCATGCCGGGCCAGCCCGAGTACCGGTTCCGGCACATCCTGGTCCGGGACGTCTGCTACCAGCGGCTGCCCCGGGCGGAACGGGTCACCCGGCACCAGCGCACCGCCGACTGGCTGGAGCAGCTCGCCGACGGCCGGCAGCACGACCTGGCCGAGGTGCTGGCCAACCACCGCTGGGCGGCGCACGAGATCGCCCGCACGGTCGGCCTCGACCCGTCCCCGTACGCCCGGGCGACCCGGACGGCGTTGCACCGGGCCGCCCGCCGGGCGTACGCGCTGCACGCGCTGGACACCGCGGCCACGCTTGTCGGCCGCGCGCTGGCGGTGGACTGCGGACCGGATCCCTCCCTGGACCTGTTCCAGGCGGAGCTGGCCTTCTACCGGGACCGCGACGGGTTCCTGGTGGGCGGCGGCACGGAGACGCTCACCTCGCTGGCCGACCGGCTGGCGGGGGCGGGCGACCTGCCGGGCGCGGCGAAGGCGTGGCGGCTGCTGGCCACGGCGGCCTGGGCCCGGGCCGACCGGTCGGAGACGCTGCGCTGCCTGGACCGGGCGATCCGGCTGCACGCCGGGCTGCCGGACAGCGAGGACAAGGTGGGCGCGCTGCTGGAGCTGGCGCGGACGCACATGCTCGACGCGGAGGCCGAGCCGGCCTGCGCCGCCGCTCGGGCCGCCGCCGAACTGGCCGAGCGGCTGGAGCTGCGGGAGGCGCGGGCGAACGCGCGGATCACGTTGGCCGTGGCGCGGTACCAGGCCGGCGTCGAGGGGGCGTACGCCGAACTGGCCGAGGTGACCGAGGAGTGCCGGGTGGAGCGGCTGACCAGCCGCCGGCGCGCGGTGCACAACCTGGCCTGGGCGTTGCAGGAGGAGGGCGACCTGACCGGTTCGGCCCGCCTGGTCGACGAGCAGCGCTCGCTGGACCTGGGCGGCGAGCACGGCCTGACGGTCAGCTTCGCCGACCAGTGGAGCCGGTCCTACTACAGCGGGGACTGGACGGCCGCGTTGCGGATGGCCGAGGGGTCGACCCGGCGCCCGACCGACGAGTGGGACCTGCACATCGTGGCGGTGTCCGGCTGGATCCGCGCGCTCGGCGACGCGCCGCCCGACGGCGACACGGACGAGGACGGCCCCGACCTGGTGGATCAGGCGCTGGTCGCCGCCCGGCGCAGCGGCTTCCACCGGGTGCTGCGGTCCACCGTGGCGCACGCCGCGTTGTGCCGGGCCGTGCAGGGCCGCCGGGACGAGGCGCTGGCGCTGCTCGCCGAACTCGACGCCGACTGGCGGCGCACCCGGATGATCCCGTTCGCGGAGTGGGTGCCGGCGGTCGGGCACGTGGCGGGGGTGCTCGGCGGCGAGGCGGCGCTCCTGGTCCGCGAGCTGCTGGCCCGCGCGCCGCGGACGACGCGCTGGGCGCGGGCGGCCGGCCGGTCCGCCGACGCGGCGCTGGCCCGGCGGGACGGCGACGCCCGCCGGGCGGCCGACCTGTTCACCGCGGCGGCGGCGAGCTACGCCGAGATGACCGACGTCACCGACCACGTCATCGCGTCCGCCCTCGCGGTGGGGCCGCTGAACGAGGCGGATCCGGTGGCCGCCGCGAAGACGCTCGCCGAGGTGCGCGCCTTCGCCGAGCGGCACGCCGCCGCCGGCCTGCTCCGGATCGCCGGGGACGGCTGA
- a CDS encoding MFS transporter: MSLIRGNIAFRRYWSARLVSYAGDQLARTALLIAAYDTYGGTAVALLLLATTAPRLVGPLLGALADRFDQRRLIVCCDVAQALLYLAVALVMPPLPVLLAAVTAATVAATAFTPAGRSLLPRLVEPDRLPAANAQLAVGMNIGFAAGPAVGGLLLATAGLTATLLVDAATFVLSALLIGGVRTLSAPAASGTEPFRQVLGAGLRVVRGSGVVRAISIGFLVLVTFAALDNLAVVPLARSQLAATEVMIGLLVTAYGVGMVAGPALLTRTGRRTRMDLVLYSALLALGVGTLATGVSPAIGVALLGQALAGAGAGWHHVAADTLIQQNVPAERMGVVFGTVYMFPYAAEVLAYLTGASLLGAIGPRWLLVVSGVGILATLALVVPLLSRALGAGARRRPAVAAVA; encoded by the coding sequence ATGTCACTGATCCGCGGCAATATCGCCTTTCGTCGTTACTGGTCGGCGCGCCTGGTGTCGTACGCCGGCGACCAGCTCGCCCGTACCGCGCTGCTGATCGCGGCGTACGACACGTACGGGGGCACGGCCGTCGCCCTGCTGCTGCTGGCCACCACCGCGCCGCGACTGGTCGGGCCCCTGCTCGGCGCGCTCGCCGACCGGTTCGACCAGCGCCGGCTGATCGTCTGCTGCGACGTCGCCCAGGCGCTGCTCTACCTGGCCGTGGCGCTGGTCATGCCGCCGTTGCCGGTGCTGCTCGCGGCCGTCACGGCGGCGACCGTGGCGGCCACCGCCTTCACCCCGGCCGGTCGCAGCCTGCTGCCCCGGCTCGTCGAGCCCGACCGGCTGCCGGCCGCCAACGCGCAACTCGCGGTCGGCATGAACATCGGCTTCGCGGCCGGCCCGGCCGTCGGCGGCCTGCTCCTGGCCACGGCGGGGTTGACCGCGACGCTGCTCGTCGACGCGGCCACCTTCGTCCTGTCCGCGCTGCTGATCGGCGGCGTGCGGACGCTGTCCGCGCCGGCGGCGTCCGGGACCGAGCCGTTCCGCCAGGTGCTCGGCGCCGGGCTGCGGGTCGTCCGCGGCAGCGGCGTGGTCCGCGCGATCTCGATCGGGTTCCTGGTGCTGGTGACGTTCGCCGCCCTGGACAACCTCGCGGTCGTGCCCCTGGCCCGGAGCCAACTCGCGGCCACCGAGGTGATGATCGGCCTGCTCGTCACCGCGTACGGCGTCGGCATGGTGGCCGGGCCGGCGCTGCTCACCCGCACCGGCCGGCGCACCAGGATGGACCTGGTGCTCTACTCGGCCCTGCTCGCACTCGGCGTGGGGACGCTGGCCACCGGCGTGAGCCCGGCGATCGGGGTCGCCCTGCTCGGGCAGGCCCTGGCCGGGGCGGGAGCCGGCTGGCACCACGTGGCGGCGGACACGCTGATCCAGCAGAACGTGCCGGCCGAACGGATGGGCGTGGTCTTCGGGACGGTCTACATGTTCCCGTACGCGGCCGAGGTGCTCGCGTACCTCACCGGGGCCTCGCTGCTCGGGGCGATCGGGCCTCGCTGGCTGCTGGTCGTCTCCGGTGTCGGCATCCTGGCCACGCTGGCGCTGGTCGTACCCCTGCTCTCCCGCGCCCTCGGCGCCGGCGCACGGCGGCGGCCCGCCGTCGCGGCGGTCGCCTGA
- a CDS encoding Crp/Fnr family transcriptional regulator gives MEMRLPEPGDALTGVEMFAGLEPEVRQRVIAAAVPRTYRKGQLLFVENDPGESLIVLRRGAVAVFRTAPTGERAVLSVIRPPDVLGEVSLLDASTRSASAEAIEDCAALALSRPAFMELVHSNPRILDAVMRSLGQLIRRLTEQNADHVFLDLPGRVAKTLVRLAGESQAPMITIELNQSQLAEMAGGSRQSVNQAIGSFASRGWLRTEGRRIVVTDVAALRRRAGMNDR, from the coding sequence GTGGAGATGCGCCTGCCGGAGCCGGGTGACGCGCTCACGGGCGTGGAGATGTTCGCCGGGCTGGAGCCGGAGGTGCGGCAGCGGGTCATCGCCGCGGCCGTGCCGCGCACGTACCGCAAGGGTCAGTTGCTGTTCGTCGAGAACGACCCCGGCGAGTCGCTGATCGTGCTGCGCCGCGGCGCGGTGGCGGTGTTCCGCACGGCCCCCACGGGCGAGCGGGCCGTGCTGTCGGTCATCCGACCGCCGGACGTGCTCGGCGAGGTCTCCCTGCTGGACGCCTCGACCCGGTCGGCGTCGGCCGAGGCGATCGAGGACTGCGCCGCGCTGGCGCTGTCCCGGCCGGCCTTCATGGAGCTGGTGCACTCCAACCCGCGCATCCTCGACGCGGTGATGCGTTCCCTCGGCCAGCTGATCCGCCGGCTCACCGAGCAGAACGCCGACCACGTCTTCCTCGACCTGCCCGGTCGGGTGGCCAAGACGCTGGTCCGGCTGGCCGGCGAGAGCCAGGCGCCGATGATCACCATCGAGCTCAACCAGAGCCAGCTCGCCGAGATGGCCGGCGGCTCCCGGCAGAGCGTCAACCAGGCCATCGGCTCCTTCGCCAGCCGGGGCTGGCTGCGCACGGAGGGGCGCCGGATCGTGGTCACGGACGTGGCCGCGCTGCGCCGCCGCGCCGGCATGAACGACCGCTGA
- a CDS encoding polyadenylate-specific 3'-exoribonuclease AS: MAYRYFYDCEFIEDGRIVDLVSIGVVDEYGREFYAVSTEFDDSRAVPWVRRNVLDKLPSPADRAWRSRERIRDDLYEFLMEPVRDRPGEQLELWAWYAAYDHVVLAQLWGAMPALPREIPRFTKELRQLWDDRGRPRLPEAEAGRHDALVDARHNLARWRAMTTR; this comes from the coding sequence ATGGCCTACCGCTACTTCTACGACTGTGAGTTCATCGAGGACGGCCGGATCGTCGACCTGGTGTCGATCGGCGTCGTCGATGAGTACGGCCGCGAGTTCTACGCGGTCTCCACCGAGTTCGACGACTCCCGGGCCGTGCCCTGGGTGCGCCGCAACGTGCTGGACAAGCTCCCCTCGCCGGCCGACCGGGCCTGGCGCTCCCGCGAGCGGATCCGCGACGACCTCTACGAGTTCCTCATGGAGCCGGTCCGGGACCGGCCCGGCGAGCAGCTGGAGCTCTGGGCCTGGTACGCGGCGTACGACCACGTGGTGCTGGCCCAGCTCTGGGGGGCGATGCCGGCGCTGCCCCGGGAGATCCCGCGGTTCACCAAGGAACTGCGCCAGCTCTGGGACGACCGGGGCCGGCCGCGGCTGCCGGAGGCCGAGGCGGGCCGGCACGACGCGCTTGTCGACGCCCGGCACAACCTGGCCCGCTGGCGCGCCATGACCACCAGGTGA
- a CDS encoding pyridoxamine 5'-phosphate oxidase family protein, protein MDKQPTDPEDGRRRVTELIRDARICLLTTTAVDGRLVSRPMGLQEADFDGDLWFFAYADSAKVRQIRVNPQVNVGFADQRHHAWVSVAGTAAEEWDRARAERLWHPLLKTWFPDGLDTPGLTLIKVHAGSAEYWDAPGSTVVNLLGFARAAVTGQPPKAGENHEVSY, encoded by the coding sequence ATGGACAAGCAGCCGACCGACCCCGAGGATGGCCGTCGCCGGGTCACCGAGCTGATCCGGGACGCGCGCATCTGCCTGCTGACCACCACCGCCGTCGACGGGCGGCTGGTCAGCCGCCCGATGGGACTCCAGGAGGCGGACTTCGACGGCGACCTCTGGTTCTTCGCGTACGCGGACTCCGCGAAGGTCCGCCAGATCCGGGTGAACCCGCAGGTCAACGTCGGTTTCGCCGACCAGCGGCACCACGCCTGGGTGTCGGTGGCCGGCACCGCCGCCGAGGAGTGGGACCGGGCCCGGGCCGAGCGGCTCTGGCACCCGCTGCTGAAGACCTGGTTCCCGGACGGCCTGGACACCCCGGGCCTCACGCTGATCAAGGTGCACGCCGGCTCGGCCGAGTACTGGGACGCGCCGGGCAGCACGGTGGTCAACCTGCTCGGCTTCGCCCGGGCGGCGGTCACCGGGCAGCCGCCGAAGGCGGGGGAGAACCACGAGGTCAGCTACTGA